The region AGAGGCCTCTACAATGCGCGATGCCAGGTTTGCAAGGTAACACACTGTTGCTGATTTTATAGCAGCTTCAAAAGCCACCTCAGCAGATTCTGCATCCCTGGCCTTGGCTGATGCTTCTGCAAGGAGGGAATCAATCCCTTACATGACAGACTATGCCTTGCCGGGATGGTCTCATCACCACAGGAGCAATCGAATGAATCAGTACCCAGTAGTACACTGCAGTACAGAACAACCATAGATGCGATAGAACAGCTGCTTGTCAATGGGCTGACTGCCGTCAGCCTTGATAGTGTAAGCAAGGCTCTCCAATGGGATCGTAGGCAGTGGAGTTGATACTTTACCTTATCATCTACTTGAAGATAATTTCAGCGAATGATCTTAAGTAGCATCGTTTTGCCTTTTCTCCTTGCGCATAATTTGATGGTTTTTGTATTAACGAAATACATTTTATGCCTTGCTCGATTATCTCTCTACCTGGTGAAGTCATTTAGTATGGTGAGGTAATCAAAAGACTAGGGTtatcttttttgaatttgtcCGGAAGAGTGTTATCGCTTgctccaattataattttgggCATGAACAACTCAATAATAAGCTAGGCGCTTGTCTTTATAAGCAGATGGAAGGGGCTCTGCGCCTTATTTTATGGGCTCTTGGGATATCATTTCTGAATTCTGCTGGAAGGAGTGTTATCGCTTgctccaattataattttgagcATGAACTCCTCAATAACAAGTTAGGCTGGAAGGGCTCCATGCCTTATTTTATGAGCTATTGAAATATCATTTCTGAATTCTTCTGGCTTGCTCCAATCATAATTTTGAGCATGAACAACTCAATAAAAAGctaaatgcttttttttataagcaaatGGAAAGGTTCCGCGCCTTATTTTATGAGCTCACCACCCGATCAAAACgaagataaaaaaagagtacATATAACATGACTCGGGaaagataaaaaggaaaatgatccgGTCCTCAAATAATTGTTCACACGGATTTATAAGCATAAGAAGATACTATCCGATACGAATAAACTTCCATCTTGCTGCCCTCTCTGACCATGTCCACCTCATTTcactaaacatatttttataacagAGGCAGCTCCAATGCGATGAAGTGCAACAACTGCATCACCAGGCTTGCACAATCCTCTCTTCGTTGCTGATTTTAGAGCAGCTTCCAAAATCACCTCGGTAGATTCTGCATCTGTGGCCTTGGCAGATCCTTCTGCCAAAAGGGGAATCAAGCCCCTGTATATCAGACTATGCCTTGCAGGGGTCTCATCACTGCAGGTCCAGTCAAATGAGTCAGTTGTCAGTACAGGAACAACCACGGAAAGGATTGGAACAGCTGGCCTGTACTTGGCAACCAATTTGGCTGTGGTCCCGCCCCGTGTCAACACCACAATGAGCTTTGCTCTGGCTTTGTTGGCGGTACGCACAGCCGAGGATGCAAGGCTCTCCAATGGGCTCATAGGAAGTGGAGTTGATCTTATCATCTCCTTGAAGATGGCAGCATAGTCAAGGGAAGATTCTGCTTCGATACAAATCCGGCGCATGGTCTTGACTGCAAGCTCTGGATAGGCCCCAGCTGCGCTCTCGCCACTGAGCATAACACAATCAGTACCATCAAGGACAGCGTTGGCAACATCAGTTGCTTCAGCGCGGGTTGGCCGAGGAGACTTGATCATGGACTCAAGCATCTGAGTAGCAGTAACAACAGGCTTTCCCACAATATTGCACTTGTATATCATCATCTTCTGTGCTAGGAAAATCTTCTCAACTGGAATCTCCATTCCAAGATCACCACGAGCAACCATGAAGGAGTCTGTCTCACGCAAGATCTCATCAAAGTTAATCACTCCCTCCTGGTTCTCCACCTGACAAAACCAGAAGGGttagattatttattacttgatcCATAGTAAAACAAGCAtgatagagaaagaagaaaagaacttgCGAAAACAATTACATAAACTAACATCCTCGATATAGACATGCAGTTTCAGGAATATATAAACTCAATTATGCCTCAACACACATGTATGGGCTCTGTTATGTCTTCAAGCTGAATACAAAAAGGGGGCATTCTACCTTTGACATTAACTGAATGTGCTTGGCATGGGGCCCAAGAACCTTACGCACGTTAACAAGATCGGAGCCCTTGCGTACAAAAGAAAGGGCAATCATATCAATGTTGTTGGGAACACCCCATCTCAAGATGTCTTCCTTATCCTTATCAGTCAGCGTGGGAAGATCCACAACAACACCAGGAAGATTAACATTTTTTCTCTCACCAAGCATTGCAGTGTTCTCACAACGGCACCTGACAGTTCCAGCCTGTGGATCACAAGATAAAACAGTGAGGGTGATGGTGCCATCTGCACATAAGATGGTATTTCTAGGCTTGATGTCCACGGGCAGTTTTTTGTAGCTCATGGAGATCATGTCTGTGTCACCCTTGATGCTGTAATCAGTCGTGATGGTGATTTCCTGACCTTCCTTCAGTTGAATTGGGTTTCCATCCTTTAGGAAACCGGTACGAATTTCAGGTCCCTGAGACAAAAAGTTTAAGAGGTAAACACAAACTTGGGACTGTCAGTACAACTACAAGGAACAAGAAAGACAGGAAAAATTAGGGAGTGGGAAAGTTGTGTTTTATCAGGAAAACAATGCACTGATTGATTCATTTCTAATAAAGATTTTATGCTTCAATATctaacaaaaatagaaagaaaagaggatatttcaataaataaatggtGGTTTAAATAAGGAGGAGAACGAGAGATTATAATTagaaagaggaggaggaaagAGCAGACCTTGGTATCGAGCATGACAGCAGCGAGGATGTTGGTGTTTTGCATGGCAATCCTGAGATTGTTCAAGGTCTCCTGGTGGTACTCGTGGGTGCCATGGGAGAAATTGAAGCGAGCCACGTTCATGCCAGCCCTGAGAAGCTTCTCCAGCATGGGAACGGATCGAGAAGAGGGTCCTAGAGTGCAAACGATCTTAGTCCTGGGGACACGCCCCTCTTCATCATCCTGGTGCTCCTTTAGGAGTCCTTCTATGTCTATGTTGGCCATacgatttgattttcttttttaatttgatttctgcaaaaaaaaaaaaaaattcgatggAAAAAAACAGTCAACATTAAAAGACTTCTATCTATTTATCATCTATGCAAGTTTATAGATCCATTTCATTCCTTGTTGGAAACCAACAGATCCAACAACAAAAGTAgtaaaagaagaacaaatatAATTGATTGAGGTTCAACAACTTACAGTGAAAAAACAACAACGAAGTAGCAGtatgaattatgaaaaaaagaaggagattGACAAGAAATGGTGAAGTAAAAGGTGCTCGTGCGGAGTGGGTAGGTGGCTGCTGGCTGCCTCTTCTCTACTCTCTctctacctctctctctctttctctatgtttattatttaatttcactACCTCAGTCTAAGTCTATGGATGGATGGAAAAATATCTAGTTTTCTGTTTCTAAAACCCCAAACTAAACAAACGCCAACAGTAATTGTGATGTAACTCACAccacttgaaaacaaaataccgCGCTTGCTTCTGCTACTGCCGCTGGTTTTCTTTCCTCTCACCACTCCGCCGCTGGCTGGTCACATACACGATTTATAGCATCgttgatattttataataatgtatattcagatactatttttttatttttaatattagtgtattaaaatgttataaaaaaataattttttttaaaatgcttttaaaataaaaataaacacgtctttaaactattttttatttagaaatatattaaaacaatacatttttattttaaaaaaacacgtggTGGATTTAGATGAACAAAGCATATTCGCATTGCATGTTTGGATTATGAAGCAAGTGCCAGCTAGTAAATAGTAATGTTCCCTTGTCCTATCGCTTTCCAATTACCGGGTTCGCAACGGCCCACCGTTTGGTTTTCTCTCTGTAAAAAACAAACGTTGCCCATATAAATACCGCCCTGTCCCTCTcgcctttttccttttctttttccttttcttttcccaaaCGCTCACAATAGAAACGTGGCCCATGATCGCTTTTCAGTGATTCCTCGCATTCGTTTTTTGCTCatgaaattaaatcttttttttattttaattggataGAAATATCAGGCCTAGAATTTCCAATGCATGGGTCTCACCATAGCCCAACAAAGCATATACTCTGCGAATCCACATCCTATAAGCATGCGACTCCTTAGCTATTGAAATTTCTTGAAATCCATCTTTCCCATCACCCACCAGACTCTCACCTCGATAGCAGTGTTGAGCCCATTTCTCAGAAAAGTAGTCTCCACTCATAGTCACAGCAGCATCGAATGAAAGAGTAAAATGATGGCTTCAGTACACCACCTCTTTTTTATACATAGTTGGTACACTGCATGAGTAGATAATAAAGCCGTACGATACTTGTGCTAAGGAGTCTCATGGATCTAGCTACGCAAATTCTTCATCGTTTGAGACGTTACAAAGTGATAGGCAGGATAACTTCACCAATTCATTTACACACGTTTGGGAGGAATGTAGGGCACACGCTCATCTTCAcataaattctgaaaaaaagcCAGTATAATGGTCAGTCCAGGTGGAGCAGAATATACAAATCGAAGAATGTAACAACTCATTAGGTACAGCAGATAATGAACAGTGGTGTCGCATTCTATTCTTGATACGCAAATCATGCAAGACCAGCTGATGAgggtgaaaaaaaatcataagcatGTATAGAGACAATAATCATAAACTAAAATCTCCGAAATCCCCATGAAGTCTATTCATCGATCTTCTATCTATATCTCATCACAACCAAGACCATTTCAAAAAGTTAACCACCAATAGAAGATGACAGCTACCTTTTCAATTACCATCATCTCATGAAATCCAATGGATATAGTGCGAagtcctttttttaaataatcccAGTTCAGGGAATGAGTGCATCATGGGCTTTTAACTTCGGGTGGTACGAGAAACAAAATATGCTGTCAGATCCAAGTTGCAACCAAGAAGATGAGGAGGAGAAAGAGATTTCAACTGCTCATTGTCCGGGAACAAACAATTTAACATGCAAAAGATGACATGACCAGTAGAACAAGAGATTGGATGATGCTATAAAACAAACTGTTTAA is a window of Populus nigra chromosome 10, ddPopNigr1.1, whole genome shotgun sequence DNA encoding:
- the LOC133705905 gene encoding pyruvate kinase, cytosolic isozyme-like, coding for MANIDIEGLLKEHQDDEEGRVPRTKIVCTLGPSSRSVPMLEKLLRAGMNVARFNFSHGTHEYHQETLNNLRIAMQNTNILAAVMLDTKGPEIRTGFLKDGNPIQLKEGQEITITTDYSIKGDTDMISMSYKKLPVDIKPRNTILCADGTITLTVLSCDPQAGTVRCRCENTAMLGERKNVNLPGVVVDLPTLTDKDKEDILRWGVPNNIDMIALSFVRKGSDLVNVRKVLGPHAKHIQLMSKVENQEGVINFDEILRETDSFMVARGDLGMEIPVEKIFLAQKMMIYKCNIVGKPVVTATQMLESMIKSPRPTRAEATDVANAVLDGTDCVMLSGESAAGAYPELAVKTMRRICIEAESSLDYAAIFKEMIRSTPLPMSPLESLASSAVRTANKARAKLIVVLTRGGTTAKLVAKYRPAVPILSVVVPVLTTDSFDWTCSDETPARHSLIYRGLIPLLAEGSAKATDAESTEVILEAALKSATKRGLCKPGDAVVALHRIGAASVIKICLVK